The following coding sequences are from one Salvia hispanica cultivar TCC Black 2014 chromosome 3, UniMelb_Shisp_WGS_1.0, whole genome shotgun sequence window:
- the LOC125215783 gene encoding WPP domain-interacting tail-anchored protein 2-like, whose amino-acid sequence MSYRMVTNGMADLTSDIADPVVQKFLHKGLPNTPEDDGAFQNAMMVSSEVDTSLAYSSEKLANLENLLLRLLAAEVDIGDVNFRDDNISAEFVEKAFTFDLLYAILNFELRGLDHVMAGLQDLTVDALNKMSSSEHSAEVAGKLHGSENVLKRFQDRVLRIKIQLAKLQLTSFVFNKSEYKHDWDLGVKEELHLATAEWKPQMRIVEQRRVLRMLEISLAREVELEKKLMEVRQNEEDFKSKICLREQVAVAMEEAAEAAWGSFLEADNRAEVLMGISKEMMLKLQFFDPNVSSTNKREEELKLKLQDCVKQLNEKGALIQKLNSSNARHAADNAEVTALRERVQTLEGKLRQTESRLAEANLSSERIQQELKIRDDEIESVKETMYAAETRAESAEEKVSQLTDSNLELTEEVDFLKGSNGSNTKKISLLEKQLRDLDIQLQHARASSEASQEQQNMLYTAIWDMETLIDELKQKVTEAESKTMISEEQRVILSEVNSDLNKELDFRRSKLGFMEASLDKAALQKRSIAKDINIKSSVIMDMVMQLAVERERIHKQLASLMKENKLLRGTLRNQAKIAPLILQDEKSYDDRESLSSGLDSGNVEYAENSPDKATETTLENFEVEKANTSSSSLDESGAGLSSLADKSTSSVLDVEAESLVSEHRSRKVYLVMTTLVVLVPILAALLFHE is encoded by the exons ATGAGCTATAGAATGGTTACGAATGGCATGGCGGATTTAACATCTGATATCGCTGATCCAGTCGTGCAAAAGTTCTTGCACAAAGGCCTCCCGAACACGCCTGAGGATGACGGGGCGTTTCAGAATGCCATGATGGTGTCGTCTGAAGTGGATACGAGCTTAGCATACTCTTCGGAGAAGTTAGCAAACTTGGAGAATCTTCTACTGCGTCTCTTAGCTGCGGAAGTTGATATCGGTGATGTCAATTTCCGGGATGATAACATCTCTGCTGAATTCGTTGAAAAGGCTTTCACATTTGATCTGCTTTATGCCATACTGAATTTTGAACTGAGAGGGCTTGACCATGTAATGGCTGGTCTTCAAGATCTCACCGTTGACGCCCTTAATAAGATGTCTTCTAGCGAACATTCAGCGGAAGTGGCAGGAAAATTGCACGGTTCTGAGAATGTACTAAAACGATTCCAAGATCGTGTTCTGCGGATCAAGATTCAATTAGCTAAGTTGCAGTTGACATCGTTCGTTTTCAACAAAAGCGAAT ATAAGCATGACTGGGATTTGGGTGTCAAGGAAGAACTTCATCTTGCAACGGCCGAATGGAAACCTCAAATGCGGATTGTTGAACAGAGACGTGTTCTCAGAATGCTGGAAATCTCTCTTGCGAGAGAGGTGGAGCTCGAAAAGAAGCTGATGGAGGTCAGACAAAACGAAGAAGATTTCAAATCGAAGATATGCTTAAGAGAGCAAGTTGCTGTCGCGATGGAGGAGGCAGCGGAGGCCGCTTGGGGCAGCTTCTTGGAGGCAGATAACAGAGCTGAAGTGCTGATGGGaatttcaaaagaaatgatgttgaaacttcaattttttgatcCAAATGTTTCCAGCACgaacaaaagggaagaagaactGAAACTGAAGCTGCAAGACTGCGTTAAGCAATTGAACGAAAAGGGGGCTTTGATTCAAAAGCTAAATTCTAGCAACGCACGACATGCAGCTGATAATGCCGAAGTGACAGCTCTTAGAGAAAGAGTTCAAACGCTCGAGGGAAAGCTGAGGCAAACTGAATCCCGACTTGCAGAAGCTAACCTTTCGAGCGAAAGGATTCAGCAGGAACTCAAAATAAGGGACGATGAAATCGAGTCTGTAAAGGAAACCATGTATGCTGCAGAAACTAGGGCTGAAAGTGCAGAGGAAAAAGTTTCGCAATTAACGGACTCAAATCTGGAGTTGACAGAAGAGGTCGACTTTCTCAAAGGTAGCAATGGTAGCAACACGAAGAAGATTAGCTTACTCGAGAAGCAGTTAAGGGATTTAGATATCCAACTGCAGCATGCTAGGGCATCCTCAGAAGCAAGCCAAGAACAGCAGAACATGTTATATACTGCTATCTGGGATATGGAAACATTAATCGATGAGCTGAAACAAAAGGTCACAGAAGCTGAAAGTAAGACTATGATTTCTGAGGAGCAGCGTGTCATTTTGTCTGAAGTGAATTCGGACCTGAACAAAGAACTAGACTTTCGACGATCTAAATTGGGATTCATGGAGGCATCTTTGGACAAAGCTGCTCTTCAGAAAAGATCGATTGCTAAAGACATCAACATCAAAAGTAGTGTAATCATGGATATGGTTATGCAGTTAGCAGTAGAGAGGGAACGTATACACAAACAG TTAGCCTCCTTGATGAAGGAAAACAAATTGTTGAGAGGAACACTACGGAATCAAGCAAAGATCGCACCTCTTATCCTGCAAGACGAAAAAAGTTATGATGATCGAGAATCACTGTCTTCGGGGCTTGATTCGGGTAATGTAGAATATGCAGAGAATTCTCCAGATAAGGCCACAGAGACTACATTAGAAAATTTTGAG GTGGAAAAGGCGAACACGAGTTCTTCTTCCCTTGATGAGAGTGGGGCGGGGTTGTCCAGTTTGGCTGACAAAAGCACAAGTTCAGTTCTCGACGTGGAGGCTGAGAGCTTGGTTTCGGAACATAGATCTCGAAAAGTGTATCTAGTCATGACAACTCTTGTTGTGTTGGTACCCATTTTGGCAGCGCTTTTGTTCCATGAATGA